One genomic window of Cannabis sativa cultivar Pink pepper isolate KNU-18-1 chromosome 2, ASM2916894v1, whole genome shotgun sequence includes the following:
- the LOC133034281 gene encoding uncharacterized protein LOC133034281 codes for MESDARWVHHPHFDALVIVANIGGDNVHRILVDNGSSVNLLNFPAFKQIGLHEKDLRPVTLSIYGFTGDVIALKGMIKLPITLGTTHVVANSMADFAVIDQYSAYNVVIGRPILKEMKIVTSIYHLTMKFPTPAGVGSVRECYHAAVKLAEKKSVNVIYLLEVPPPRREVLRIKEVPHKDEPIFDPRILDYAATAHAAEDTIEVMNFSASWMHTRDVIKS; via the exons ATGGAaagtgatgcgagatgggtccatcacccgcatttTGATGCATTGGTCATTGTCGCCAATATTGGCGGAGATAACGTCCACCGTATACTCGTGGACAACGGAAGTTCAGTGAATCTCTTGAACTTCCCAGCCTTTAAACAAATAGGGTTGCATGAGAAGGATCTGCGACCTGTTACGTTGAGTATATACGGTTTTACCGGCGACGTCATTGCATTGAAAGGGATGATAAAGCTCCCGATTACCTTGGGAACCACCCATGTAGTAGCCAACTCGATGGCTGACTTTGCGGTAATCGACCAATATTCGGCATACAATGTCGTGATTGGTCGGCCAATTTTGAAAGAGATGAAGATCGTGACGTCGATCTATCATCTCACAATGAAattccctactcccgctggagtaggttctGTGCGAGAATGCTATCATGCAGCAGTGAAGCTTGCAGAGAAGAAATCGGTTAATGTTATCTATCTGTTAGAGGTACCACCTCCTCGCCGCGAGGTCCTTAGGATAAAAGAAGTGCCACATAAAGACGAACCAATTTTTGATCCTAGGATCCTCGATTATGCTGCAACCGCCCATGCCGCGGAAGACACTATTGAG gtcatgaACTTCTcagcttcatggatgcatactcgggatGTAATCAAATCCTGA